One genomic window of Candidatus Trichorickettsia mobilis includes the following:
- a CDS encoding DHA2 family efflux MFS transporter permease subunit encodes MTALATTPPPLSRKQLWAFFAMIVGMFMAVLDIQIVASSLSVIAAGLSASPDELSWVQTSYLIAEVIIIPITGFIARLLSTRISYFIAAVGFTIMSVLCSLAWNIESMIIFRSLQGFFGGAMIPTVFSTVFIIFPPKQRSTVTIIIGLVVTMAPTLGPTLGGYITEIFSWHFMFLLNLLPGIFVCTMVFLYADFDQPNYNLLKNFDYFGIILMAISLGALQYVLEEGNKCGWFDDYKILLLSIMVFCGFIGLIIRELTFINPILDLTAFHNRNFTLGCIYSFMLGMGLYNAIYLLPLFLFSIAEYNTIQIGQTMMITGMAQFVSAPIAGRMVAMGVDHRLVLAIGLFMFGSGCYLDSFLTPDSRFEEFVVPQLFRGMALMFCFIPVNDIALGTMARDQIQNASGLYNLTRNLGGAIGLAVVNSLLTTKSKIYEQYLEEHLSTTSSNVITKLNILQKFLAGKVADPELAAYIMLKKTIAINAFVIAINDMFALIGLLFFVSAILLPFTANIQNKDMEISGH; translated from the coding sequence ATGACTGCACTTGCCACCACTCCACCACCATTATCCAGGAAACAATTATGGGCATTTTTTGCGATGATAGTAGGTATGTTTATGGCGGTGCTAGATATACAAATTGTAGCTAGTTCACTATCAGTTATTGCAGCAGGGCTTTCAGCTTCACCTGACGAATTATCCTGGGTACAAACCTCATATCTTATTGCAGAAGTTATTATTATTCCAATCACTGGATTTATCGCCAGATTATTGTCTACAAGAATTTCTTATTTTATTGCTGCCGTAGGCTTTACTATCATGAGTGTTTTATGCTCACTAGCTTGGAATATTGAATCAATGATTATTTTTCGTAGTCTACAGGGATTCTTTGGTGGAGCTATGATCCCGACTGTATTTAGCACGGTATTTATTATATTTCCCCCCAAACAAAGATCAACTGTCACCATAATCATCGGGTTGGTAGTAACAATGGCTCCGACACTGGGTCCTACACTTGGTGGATATATCACCGAAATATTCTCCTGGCATTTTATGTTCTTGCTTAATTTACTACCAGGCATCTTTGTTTGTACCATGGTTTTCCTTTATGCTGATTTTGATCAACCAAATTATAATTTATTAAAAAACTTTGATTATTTTGGTATTATCTTGATGGCAATAAGCCTGGGAGCGTTGCAGTATGTTCTTGAAGAAGGTAATAAATGCGGGTGGTTTGATGATTATAAAATATTACTTTTAAGTATAATGGTGTTTTGTGGGTTTATAGGTTTAATCATTAGAGAGCTGACATTTATCAATCCTATTCTTGATTTAACTGCGTTTCACAACCGAAACTTTACTCTTGGTTGTATATATTCCTTTATGTTGGGTATGGGATTGTATAATGCCATATATTTATTGCCACTATTTTTATTTTCTATTGCCGAATATAATACTATTCAGATCGGTCAGACAATGATGATTACTGGCATGGCACAATTTGTTTCAGCTCCCATCGCTGGACGAATGGTAGCAATGGGAGTAGATCATAGATTAGTATTGGCAATTGGTTTATTTATGTTTGGTTCTGGTTGTTACCTTGATTCTTTCTTAACACCAGATTCAAGATTTGAAGAATTTGTGGTTCCGCAATTATTTAGAGGAATGGCACTAATGTTTTGCTTTATCCCAGTAAATGATATAGCTCTTGGGACTATGGCCAGAGATCAGATCCAAAATGCTAGTGGCCTCTATAATTTAACTCGTAATTTAGGGGGAGCGATTGGTTTGGCAGTGGTAAATAGTTTGCTAACTACCAAGAGTAAAATTTATGAACAATATCTGGAAGAGCACCTTAGCACCACCTCTAGTAATGTTATTACTAAACTAAACATTTTACAAAAATTTTTAGCCGGTAAAGTTGCGGATCCAGAACTAGCTGCTTATATTATGCTAAAAAAAACAATTGCCATTAATGCTTTTGTGATTGCAATAAATGATATGTTTGCACTCATTGGCTTGTTATTTTTTGTAAGTGCAATCTTACTACCATTTACCGCCAATATTCAAAATAAGGACATGGAAATAAGTGGCCACTAG
- the secF gene encoding protein translocase subunit SecF has translation MQLYPLKLLPTKTNFNFMHFKKISYTVSIILSVLCLISITLYKFNFGIDFAGGISIEVRSTQTPDLTKMREILGELNIGEVMIQHFGSERDLSIRVGSNSEENLLHNINLIKTALNTKLPYKFDYRKVDFVGPQIGAQLIQSGLIALTLSFIAIMIYIWIRFEWYFGMGVLIALIHDAILALGFMSITRLDFNLSTIAAILTIIGYSVNDSVVIYDRIRENLRKFAQKPIDQTINISINETLSRTILTVLTTLLAALALVVFGGEAIHSFSILIFFGIIAGTYSSIFISAPILTIFAKQTKYRIAKKN, from the coding sequence ATGCAGCTATATCCGTTAAAGTTACTTCCAACTAAAACTAATTTTAATTTCATGCATTTTAAGAAAATTAGTTACACTGTTTCTATTATTTTGTCTGTCCTATGTCTAATATCCATCACATTGTATAAATTCAATTTTGGCATTGATTTTGCTGGAGGCATCAGCATAGAGGTCAGAAGTACTCAAACTCCTGATTTAACCAAAATGCGAGAAATACTTGGTGAATTAAATATTGGTGAAGTAATGATCCAACATTTTGGTAGTGAACGTGATCTATCCATTAGAGTTGGTAGTAATAGTGAGGAAAATTTATTGCATAATATTAACCTGATTAAAACTGCGCTTAATACTAAATTACCATATAAATTTGATTATCGTAAAGTGGATTTCGTTGGTCCACAAATCGGTGCACAATTAATTCAATCCGGTCTTATAGCGCTTACTTTATCATTTATCGCTATAATGATCTATATATGGATTAGATTTGAATGGTATTTTGGTATGGGCGTGCTAATAGCTTTAATTCATGATGCAATACTTGCTTTAGGGTTTATGAGTATAACCAGATTAGATTTCAACCTGAGTACAATTGCCGCCATTCTCACTATTATCGGTTATTCAGTAAATGACTCTGTGGTGATTTATGATCGGATAAGAGAAAATTTACGCAAATTTGCACAAAAACCAATCGATCAAACTATTAATATCAGCATAAATGAAACTTTATCACGTACTATCTTAACTGTATTGACTACCCTGCTTGCTGCTCTTGCTTTGGTGGTTTTTGGTGGAGAAGCAATTCATAGTTTTAGCATCCTTATCTTCTTCGGAATAATCGCTGGAACTTATTCTTCTATTTTCATATCTGCACCAATTCTCACTATATTTGCTAAACAAACCAAGTATCGTATCGCCAAAAAAAATTAG
- a CDS encoding cytochrome c family protein, which translates to MSGFELNKIIAAVLLASLVAMIVGIVANVLYKPNLMPAQRGYSIAVEEGAGSDKNASIVEVVVDIAELMKSANAASGQEVAKKCLSCHSLDKGGPNRVGPNLWDVAGRDKATEAGYKYSAAMQAKGGAWDDESLFHFLNKPSKFIPGTKMSFAGLSKPTDIVNIIAFLKTFAQDKP; encoded by the coding sequence ATGTCGGGATTTGAATTAAATAAAATTATTGCCGCGGTGTTATTGGCTAGTTTAGTGGCTATGATTGTTGGAATAGTAGCGAATGTATTATATAAACCGAATCTAATGCCAGCACAGAGAGGGTATAGCATAGCAGTAGAAGAAGGAGCTGGTAGTGATAAAAATGCCTCAATTGTGGAAGTGGTTGTTGATATAGCTGAACTAATGAAAAGTGCTAATGCTGCTTCTGGACAAGAAGTTGCAAAAAAGTGTCTATCATGTCATTCTCTGGATAAAGGTGGACCTAATAGAGTGGGGCCAAATTTATGGGATGTTGCTGGTCGTGATAAGGCCACGGAAGCTGGTTACAAATATTCTGCTGCAATGCAGGCAAAAGGAGGCGCTTGGGACGATGAGAGTTTGTTTCATTTCCTCAATAAACCAAGTAAATTTATCCCTGGAACCAAAATGTCATTTGCTGGCTTAAGTAAACCAACTGATATAGTGAACATCATTGCATTCTTAAAGACTTTTGCTCAGGATAAGCCGTAA
- a CDS encoding NfeD family protein — MYSIFHDMGVVELWLVLGTVFLIIELQISGIGFLFLGLGSLSNAALIYTYPILSQYHYSSFGLLSFLWFIILWWPLKRYMQAKGKNTEHYMDMIGSEVEVCNSSLAPGDLGQVKWSGTVMNARLDKIEQNSIAIGDKLFITTIHGNILICSKTRKHKSDGD, encoded by the coding sequence ATGTATAGTATTTTTCATGACATGGGAGTTGTAGAATTATGGTTAGTATTGGGCACTGTTTTTTTGATCATCGAACTACAAATATCGGGTATCGGATTTTTATTTTTAGGCTTAGGTAGTTTATCAAATGCAGCTCTAATTTATACTTACCCCATTTTATCTCAATATCATTATTCATCATTTGGATTATTGTCGTTTTTGTGGTTTATCATATTATGGTGGCCATTGAAGCGGTATATGCAAGCAAAGGGTAAAAATACGGAACATTATATGGATATGATTGGTAGTGAGGTTGAAGTATGTAATAGCTCATTAGCTCCTGGAGATTTAGGTCAGGTTAAATGGTCTGGAACAGTGATGAATGCACGTTTGGATAAAATTGAACAAAACTCTATAGCAATAGGAGACAAGCTGTTTATTACGACCATTCATGGCAACATATTAATTTGTAGTAAAACTAGGAAGCATAAATCTGATGGTGACTAA
- a CDS encoding stomatin-like protein, whose amino-acid sequence MEVLLLVFSVIAIILVIQMMKIVPQQEAWVIERLGKFDKILQPGLNILIPIVQRVAYKHTLKEDAIDVTAQTAISNDNVTLSIDGVLYVKIIDPVAASYGVSSPYNAIIQLAQTTMRSEIGKLPLDRTFEERDSLNIAIVAAINQAAINWGIQCMRYEIKDIQPPQTVLKAMELQVAAERQKRAQILDSEGNRQSKINQAEGEKAQVVLNSEAAYTDQVNRARGEAEAILCVAEATARSIEIVASALQKDGGSDAVSFRIAEQYIEAFSKVAKETNTVILPADLSAPHHLVTQALAIFNQLKTRDK is encoded by the coding sequence ATGGAAGTATTATTATTAGTATTTAGTGTTATTGCCATTATTTTGGTGATACAAATGATGAAAATTGTACCGCAACAAGAGGCTTGGGTAATAGAGAGATTAGGAAAGTTTGATAAAATATTACAACCTGGGCTCAATATTTTGATACCTATTGTGCAAAGGGTGGCCTATAAACATACTTTAAAGGAAGATGCAATAGATGTAACTGCTCAGACTGCCATCTCTAATGACAATGTTACTTTATCGATTGATGGTGTTCTATATGTAAAAATCATTGACCCAGTTGCAGCTTCGTACGGGGTAAGTAGTCCATATAATGCTATTATTCAATTGGCACAAACTACTATGCGTTCAGAAATCGGTAAATTACCGCTTGATCGAACTTTTGAAGAGCGTGATTCATTAAATATTGCAATTGTAGCAGCAATTAACCAGGCGGCAATAAATTGGGGTATACAATGTATGCGCTATGAGATTAAAGATATCCAACCACCACAAACAGTTCTAAAAGCTATGGAACTGCAGGTGGCAGCAGAGCGGCAAAAACGCGCCCAAATTCTTGACTCAGAAGGTAATAGACAATCAAAAATTAATCAGGCTGAAGGAGAGAAAGCTCAGGTAGTACTGAACTCTGAGGCTGCATATACCGATCAGGTAAATCGTGCTCGTGGTGAGGCTGAAGCTATTCTATGTGTAGCTGAGGCTACTGCAAGAAGTATAGAGATAGTTGCCAGTGCCTTGCAAAAAGATGGCGGTAGTGACGCGGTGTCATTTAGAATTGCTGAACAATATATTGAAGCTTTTAGTAAAGTTGCCAAAGAAACAAATACCGTGATATTACCCGCGGATTTATCTGCGCCTCATCATTTAGTCACGCAAGCTTTAGCCATTTTTAATCAGTTGAAAACAAGAGACAAATAG
- a CDS encoding cbb3-type cytochrome c oxidase subunit I, with the protein MAKLLSNNIAIGWLRNGVIALGFAGIYSIVLVILRTPQLAWLIENTAIFKSTLIVHVNLSVLVWLLSVVCVIWSYQIRHIFLGKICLYIAFAGTIMITISPFCGSGTPIMNNYIPMLENIIFVIGLSLFGSAVLIFAANNLYEHSSILFRDFYQSTNYETLLLKFAAWSASIIFIAVWYCFIQSYLALREVIDLVAMELEFYYELLYWSGGHLLQFLFCQILIVVWVVLSSELCHREAIFTRFYLYLLILNCVLAIAGLIGHHLYDIIDAEFKIYYTNHMRYLGGIAPASSLILLTYEAFMKKMKAQSHFYIAASVICSSLLFLFGGLIGVLMKGVNVSIPAHYHGSIVAITIAFMGFAYFLCTTTQESVDTSLLKKMSYQIYTITLGQALHVGGLAIAGGYGVLRKTPGVELELSAYLAMGMVGIGGIIAIVGGLMFVVICGKNLFYRGLNFKE; encoded by the coding sequence GTGGCCAAACTATTATCAAATAACATTGCTATTGGTTGGCTAAGGAATGGTGTCATTGCTTTAGGTTTTGCAGGTATATATTCTATCGTATTGGTTATTCTTCGTACTCCACAATTGGCATGGTTAATAGAAAATACTGCGATCTTTAAATCAACATTAATAGTACATGTGAATTTATCGGTATTGGTATGGTTATTATCAGTAGTTTGTGTTATTTGGAGTTATCAAATAAGACATATTTTTTTAGGCAAAATATGTCTTTATATAGCTTTTGCTGGTACTATAATGATTACCATCTCTCCTTTTTGTGGTTCTGGTACACCGATAATGAATAATTATATTCCAATGTTGGAAAATATAATATTTGTTATCGGTCTAAGTTTATTCGGCAGTGCAGTGCTGATTTTTGCAGCGAACAATTTATATGAGCATAGTAGTATTTTATTTCGTGATTTTTACCAAAGTACAAATTATGAAACATTGTTGCTGAAATTTGCTGCCTGGTCTGCGTCAATAATATTTATTGCGGTGTGGTACTGTTTTATTCAATCATATTTAGCATTACGAGAAGTTATCGATCTAGTAGCGATGGAGTTAGAATTTTATTATGAGCTACTTTATTGGAGTGGTGGACATTTGCTACAATTTTTATTTTGTCAGATATTAATCGTAGTTTGGGTAGTATTATCTTCTGAGTTATGCCATAGAGAGGCAATATTTACTAGGTTTTATCTATATTTATTAATATTAAATTGTGTACTAGCTATAGCTGGTTTAATAGGGCATCATTTATATGATATTATTGATGCGGAATTTAAAATCTATTATACCAATCATATGCGTTATCTAGGTGGTATTGCTCCGGCTAGCAGTTTAATATTGCTCACCTATGAAGCTTTTATGAAAAAAATGAAGGCACAAAGCCATTTTTATATAGCAGCTAGTGTTATTTGTTCCAGTTTGCTGTTTTTATTCGGCGGTTTGATTGGCGTTCTGATGAAAGGTGTAAATGTTAGCATACCAGCACACTATCATGGTTCTATCGTAGCCATTACTATTGCTTTTATGGGGTTTGCTTATTTTTTGTGCACAACAACTCAGGAAAGTGTTGACACTAGTCTATTGAAAAAGATGAGTTACCAAATATATACAATAACCTTAGGGCAGGCATTGCATGTCGGAGGGCTAGCGATAGCTGGTGGATATGGAGTGTTACGGAAGACTCCTGGAGTAGAGTTGGAGTTATCGGCTTATCTTGCTATGGGAATGGTTGGAATCGGAGGAATAATTGCTATAGTTGGTGGCTTGATGTTTGTAGTTATTTGTGGTAAAAACCTTTTTTACAGAGGGCTTAATTTTAAGGAATGA
- the folE gene encoding GTP cyclohydrolase I FolE, translating into MTTSSKPSREEAKEAVRVLLRFIGDDPNREGLLQTPDRVVDSYGEMFCGYSQDIATILDAKFYDTGSFKDFVLLRSIRFTSFCEHHLLPIIGYVDIAYIPNDCVIGISKLARLVNVFAKRLQIQEKMTVQIAENLQRHINPLGVAVKISASHSCMTIRGVLQEGSMMDTMHYTGVFAESSYRQEFLNLIARAA; encoded by the coding sequence ATGACAACATCATCTAAACCATCACGAGAAGAAGCAAAGGAAGCAGTACGGGTGCTATTACGATTTATTGGCGATGATCCAAATCGCGAAGGACTGCTGCAAACGCCTGATCGAGTAGTAGATAGTTATGGAGAAATGTTTTGTGGCTATAGTCAAGATATTGCTACTATTTTAGATGCGAAATTTTATGATACTGGTAGTTTTAAGGATTTTGTTTTGTTACGATCAATTCGCTTTACCTCTTTCTGTGAACATCATTTATTACCAATCATTGGTTATGTCGATATAGCTTATATTCCCAATGATTGTGTTATAGGTATTAGTAAACTTGCTAGGTTGGTTAATGTATTTGCAAAGCGATTACAAATACAGGAAAAAATGACAGTGCAAATTGCAGAAAATTTACAGCGACATATTAACCCGCTTGGAGTAGCGGTAAAAATTTCAGCTTCGCATAGTTGCATGACTATTAGAGGAGTGTTACAAGAAGGTAGTATGATGGATACTATGCATTATACCGGAGTTTTTGCAGAATCGTCATATCGACAAGAGTTTCTAAATCTTATAGCAAGAGCTGCATAA
- the proS gene encoding proline--tRNA ligase has product MLLSQYFLPTLKEQPLEAQIVSHGLMLRSGMIKQQAAGIYSWLPLGLKVLKNIENIIRFNMNAVGAVELLMPCVQPSNLWLESGRFNDYGKEMLKFQDRHDNNLLFGPTNEEMITDIFRSSIKSYKDLPKNLYQIQWKFRDEIRPRFGVMRGREFLMKDAYSFDIDYAGAIRSYNLMYTAYMHSFRDLGVAVIPVAADNGVIGGDLSHEFHIVADIGESTLYYDKVFNLLAEDLAGDIEELKTLYAAADDKHDPALCPLSANELCVSKGIEVGHIFHFGTKYSKLMNAFVNDKQGNLVPVEMGSYGIGISRLVAAIIEANHDDRGIVWPEEIAPFKVSILNLNIADAKCSELSNLIYNQLQSMHIDVLYDDTGERAGIKFAIHDLIGSPWQIIVGPKNAANDLVEIKHRATAETEIISVEVAIKKVVGNLNVR; this is encoded by the coding sequence ATGTTACTATCGCAATATTTTTTGCCTACTCTCAAGGAACAGCCACTTGAAGCTCAAATCGTGTCTCATGGGTTAATGCTGAGAAGTGGAATGATTAAGCAGCAAGCAGCAGGGATTTATAGTTGGTTGCCATTAGGATTGAAGGTATTAAAAAATATTGAAAATATCATTCGTTTTAATATGAATGCAGTAGGTGCAGTTGAATTATTAATGCCATGCGTACAACCATCTAATCTTTGGCTAGAGTCTGGAAGATTCAATGATTATGGCAAGGAAATGCTAAAATTTCAGGATCGTCACGATAATAATTTGTTGTTTGGGCCAACTAATGAAGAGATGATTACCGATATTTTCAGGAGTAGTATTAAATCTTATAAGGATCTACCAAAAAATCTATATCAAATCCAATGGAAGTTTCGTGATGAAATCAGACCACGTTTTGGGGTAATGCGCGGTCGTGAATTTTTGATGAAAGATGCTTATAGCTTTGATATTGATTATGCTGGAGCGATCAGATCATATAACCTGATGTATACAGCTTATATGCATAGTTTTCGTGATCTAGGGGTAGCGGTAATTCCAGTTGCTGCTGATAATGGTGTAATTGGTGGAGATTTAAGTCACGAATTTCATATTGTGGCTGATATTGGCGAAAGTACCTTGTACTATGATAAAGTGTTTAACTTATTGGCAGAAGATTTAGCTGGGGATATTGAGGAATTGAAAACTTTATATGCAGCTGCCGATGACAAGCATGATCCAGCATTATGCCCTTTATCAGCAAATGAATTATGTGTCAGTAAAGGCATAGAAGTGGGGCATATTTTTCATTTTGGCACTAAATATTCTAAGTTAATGAACGCATTTGTTAATGATAAGCAAGGTAATTTAGTGCCAGTAGAGATGGGCTCTTATGGTATTGGCATTTCTAGATTAGTAGCAGCAATCATCGAAGCTAATCATGATGATCGGGGCATCGTTTGGCCTGAAGAGATTGCACCATTTAAAGTATCAATTCTAAATTTGAATATTGCTGATGCTAAATGTTCTGAGCTATCAAATCTTATTTATAATCAGCTGCAGTCAATGCATATTGATGTGCTATATGATGATACTGGAGAACGAGCAGGGATTAAATTTGCTATTCATGATTTGATCGGCTCTCCTTGGCAAATAATTGTTGGTCCTAAGAATGCAGCCAATGATTTGGTTGAGATCAAGCATCGAGCAACTGCAGAGACAGAAATTATCTCTGTTGAGGTAGCGATTAAAAAAGTGGTTGGCAATTTAAATGTCAGATAA
- a CDS encoding lipoprotein-releasing ABC transporter permease subunit, whose amino-acid sequence MSDNFVLTVACRYFSAKKNEKFVSLISGFSLLGVTIGVAALIVVTSVMNGFHLELTKNIIGLNGDITITNVDRYITNYDEVRQSLNHDYIKAVVPNIVGQALAIGSRTNSGVLIKGIDINDLQWKKAILQNVVAGQFGDFSSNNVIAMGSELAYLIGAKIGNKIKLISPNTISTAFGSMPRAKEFTVTAIFNSGMYDYDVATVLMPISAARNFLSFEDNSINLIEVYTKQPEQAELFANEIQAILGEKFKVTSWQKSNRQFLNALAVERITMFTILSLIIVVAAFNIISSLVMLVKDKTKDIAILRTIGASQQQIMLIFICNGMFIGLIGTVVGGILGASFAYNIDNIRLCLERVTDTKIFDAAIYFLYSLPSDVRLEDIILVGVLSIFLCFCATIYPAYKASKLNPVEALRYE is encoded by the coding sequence ATGTCAGATAATTTTGTTTTAACGGTAGCTTGCAGATATTTTAGCGCTAAAAAAAATGAGAAATTTGTATCACTAATTTCTGGTTTTTCGCTACTTGGCGTTACTATTGGTGTTGCTGCTTTAATTGTAGTGACCTCTGTGATGAATGGTTTTCACCTGGAATTAACTAAAAATATTATTGGTTTGAATGGTGATATTACTATTACCAACGTTGATCGTTATATTACTAATTATGATGAGGTGCGTCAGTCATTAAACCATGATTATATCAAAGCAGTAGTGCCTAATATTGTTGGCCAAGCTCTAGCCATAGGGTCTCGTACTAATAGTGGAGTGTTAATTAAAGGGATTGATATTAATGATCTGCAATGGAAAAAAGCGATATTGCAAAATGTAGTGGCTGGGCAGTTCGGTGATTTTTCTAGCAACAATGTTATTGCCATGGGTAGTGAGTTGGCATATTTAATTGGTGCTAAAATTGGTAATAAAATCAAGCTGATTTCACCGAATACTATTTCAACTGCTTTTGGTAGTATGCCAAGAGCCAAAGAATTTACGGTAACGGCAATTTTTAACTCCGGCATGTATGATTACGATGTTGCAACGGTATTAATGCCGATTAGTGCTGCCAGGAATTTTTTATCATTTGAAGATAATAGCATTAACCTTATTGAAGTTTATACTAAGCAACCAGAGCAGGCAGAACTTTTTGCTAATGAGATTCAAGCAATTTTAGGCGAAAAATTCAAGGTTACTAGTTGGCAAAAATCTAATCGACAATTTCTAAATGCCCTAGCTGTTGAAAGAATCACTATGTTTACCATTTTATCATTAATTATTGTGGTAGCAGCTTTTAATATTATTTCAAGCTTGGTAATGTTAGTTAAGGATAAAACCAAAGATATCGCAATTTTGCGTACGATTGGCGCTAGCCAGCAGCAGATAATGTTAATTTTTATTTGTAACGGGATGTTTATTGGCTTAATTGGTACTGTCGTTGGTGGAATATTAGGTGCCAGTTTTGCTTATAATATTGACAATATTCGGCTTTGTTTAGAACGCGTGACCGATACTAAAATTTTTGATGCAGCAATTTATTTTTTATATTCTTTGCCATCAGATGTGAGGTTGGAAGATATAATTTTGGTTGGTGTTTTATCAATTTTTTTATGTTTTTGTGCAACTATTTATCCTGCTTATAAGGCTTCTAAATTAAATCCGGTGGAAGCCTTGCGTTATGAGTAA
- a CDS encoding ABC transporter ATP-binding protein gives MSNHILTLTDISKSYRQGNITVEVLKQVNLTIAEGELVAIIGASGSGKSTLLHIAGLLDKADSGTVQIAQEYYQQTMNAKTRISTDLIRLQYLGFVYQYHHLLNNFTARENVAMPALIAGAKYEEALQAADQLLETLNLSNRKNNLPGELSGGEQQRVAIARSLINKPKLILADEPTGNLDPHTANEVFNLFVNRASEQGTAIIMVTHNHNLARNMHKIFELKNTTLTPVAN, from the coding sequence ATGAGTAATCATATTTTAACATTAACAGATATTAGCAAGAGCTATCGTCAGGGTAATATCACAGTTGAAGTGCTAAAGCAGGTTAATCTTACAATTGCCGAAGGGGAATTAGTGGCTATAATTGGTGCTTCCGGTAGTGGTAAATCAACATTATTGCATATTGCGGGATTACTCGATAAAGCTGATAGTGGTACGGTGCAAATAGCACAAGAATATTATCAGCAAACAATGAATGCCAAGACTAGAATTAGTACAGATTTAATCAGGCTACAATATCTTGGCTTTGTCTATCAATATCATCATTTATTGAATAATTTTACTGCCAGGGAAAATGTGGCAATGCCAGCATTAATTGCTGGTGCTAAATATGAGGAGGCGCTGCAAGCAGCCGATCAATTGCTTGAAACATTAAATTTATCCAATAGAAAAAATAACCTGCCTGGTGAACTGTCGGGTGGAGAACAGCAGCGAGTAGCTATTGCTAGAAGTCTGATTAATAAACCTAAACTAATATTAGCAGATGAACCAACTGGCAATCTGGATCCACATACTGCTAATGAAGTATTTAATCTATTCGTAAATCGAGCTAGTGAACAAGGTACGGCAATTATTATGGTAACGCATAATCATAATTTGGCAAGAAATATGCATAAAATATTTGAACTAAAAAATACTACACTAACTCCAGTTGCCAATTAA
- a CDS encoding metal ABC transporter ATP-binding protein, which translates to MMSVLIELDNVSKLLEAKLIIDQVSFKLHKGDLTTLIGPNGAGKTTIAKLITGLESPSSGNIIILPNLRIGYVPQKLEINKNLPLTVEHFVYLLVANFEYDKWQWLLDFADFNRLRNLDVSKLSGGQLQKILLVATLLNNPDLVILDEPTQSLDINSQQEFYRLLDKIRKETQLTIFMISHDLYTVMKNSDQVICLNGHICCSGRPSDSTHDQDFISALSTIGFYTHHHDHRH; encoded by the coding sequence ATAATGTCAGTATTGATTGAATTGGATAATGTATCAAAATTACTCGAAGCCAAATTAATTATTGATCAAGTAAGTTTTAAATTGCACAAAGGTGATTTAACTACTTTAATCGGTCCAAATGGAGCAGGGAAAACTACTATTGCTAAATTGATAACTGGATTAGAGTCTCCTTCGTCAGGAAACATCATCATATTGCCTAATTTAAGAATTGGCTATGTTCCACAAAAATTAGAAATTAACAAAAATTTGCCACTTACAGTTGAGCATTTTGTATATTTATTAGTTGCAAATTTTGAGTATGATAAATGGCAATGGCTATTAGATTTTGCTGATTTTAATCGCCTGAGGAATTTAGATGTATCTAAATTATCTGGAGGACAGTTACAAAAAATTTTACTGGTGGCAACTTTACTAAATAATCCGGATCTGGTAATACTTGATGAACCAACACAATCACTAGACATTAATAGTCAGCAGGAGTTTTATCGGTTACTGGATAAAATAAGAAAAGAGACGCAATTAACAATCTTTATGATTTCGCATGATTTATACACAGTGATGAAGAATTCTGATCAGGTAATATGTTTAAATGGTCATATTTGTTGTAGTGGACGTCCTAGTGATTCAACGCATGATCAGGATTTTATTAGCGCTTTATCTACAATAGGTTTTTATACACATCATCATGATCATCGACATTAG